The following coding sequences are from one Desulfosporosinus orientis DSM 765 window:
- a CDS encoding molybdopterin-dependent oxidoreductase, which produces MTNEPGVSQSSGFKMSRRSFIKGSSAVVGAAIAGGVLLDTGRGGLVETKTAKAAGTEKWVKSYCGSCIWANCGTEVKVVDGVAVELRGNKDHPNNQGTLCPRGSAQLMSTYNPYRVKTPLKRTNPEKGLDVDPKWVEISWDEAISTIAQRLKSVMASDPRKFMWTYGFSTGLHECALAPAHVMTIGSPNNFASAGPLCDVHYAPATFNASYVDRIDMNYCNYIVTFGRNLGGAAMFASGPGRALANALERGLKIVSVDPHCNAEASKGEWVPIRPATDLAMGFAMLNVILHELNEYDVHAMKFRSDGPYLIGGDGDYLRGAGGKPQIWDAKDGQAKDYDDPTLTDPALEGDFLVNGVKASSGFMVLKEHVKQYTPEWAEPITDVPAATIRRITKELVDHACIGQTIIIDGHEMPYRPACVAVGRGAANEFQGQAFYYIADVINLVIGAIGVPGSVVSNLPFVLDVKDGLLNFRWVNCDTTFSIPARDYSGGNFYPRTTFAIPGHTIAAILDPKKHYLDYELEVMFTHGTNQFIAEPNREDAVAAWKKFKFIFSLAYVLDENTMLSDIVLPEHSLYERQQIRQANETMTVGDNIRMNGWNYRENILEKPLYDSIQYEELWTEIFAKMGPEMLGKWNAICNMLTGINLDVTQKHTYSEIVDARLKEVINKDPNKGIDFMREKGFLDIRLPLSECYDYYYLGINSKTRLHMFDMDLMRDGKTLFKNLAAHGIKEIPGWEGKMDEVERAYEPLPTWYDNRMSKENQEFDLYAVNWKISCRNLGAGGQDDNPYLREVVEKWDIDDVRIQMNEKMAAEKGLKTGDKVEVESITGGKATGIIKTTNLVRYDCLGFAGQGGRISPFVFPGSRKGSNYNQLLSNRMGDILPESGSIPNSVRVKIKKAN; this is translated from the coding sequence ATGACCAATGAACCTGGGGTTAGTCAAAGTTCAGGTTTCAAGATGTCCAGGCGCAGCTTCATCAAGGGGAGTTCGGCCGTAGTTGGTGCAGCTATAGCCGGCGGGGTCCTGCTGGATACCGGCAGGGGAGGTTTAGTAGAAACGAAGACTGCCAAAGCGGCTGGAACTGAAAAATGGGTAAAATCCTATTGTGGTTCATGTATTTGGGCCAATTGCGGTACGGAAGTAAAAGTTGTAGACGGTGTCGCCGTGGAATTACGGGGGAACAAAGACCACCCCAACAACCAAGGCACCTTATGCCCCCGTGGTTCTGCCCAGTTAATGAGCACCTATAATCCCTACCGTGTCAAAACACCTTTAAAGCGGACCAATCCTGAAAAAGGCCTGGATGTAGATCCTAAGTGGGTGGAAATCTCTTGGGATGAAGCTATATCCACCATCGCCCAGCGCTTGAAGTCAGTTATGGCATCGGATCCCCGCAAATTTATGTGGACTTATGGTTTTTCAACGGGTTTGCATGAATGCGCTCTTGCTCCTGCCCATGTTATGACCATCGGTTCTCCGAATAACTTTGCCTCAGCCGGTCCCTTATGCGACGTGCATTACGCTCCTGCGACATTCAATGCCAGTTATGTTGACCGTATTGATATGAACTATTGCAATTATATTGTCACCTTCGGACGCAATCTGGGCGGAGCCGCCATGTTCGCCAGCGGTCCTGGACGTGCCCTGGCTAACGCGCTGGAGCGGGGCTTGAAAATTGTCTCTGTCGACCCCCATTGCAATGCGGAAGCCAGCAAAGGGGAATGGGTTCCGATTCGCCCGGCCACGGATTTAGCCATGGGGTTTGCCATGCTGAACGTTATTCTCCACGAATTGAATGAATATGACGTTCACGCGATGAAATTCCGCAGCGACGGTCCTTACCTGATCGGAGGGGACGGGGATTATCTCCGCGGCGCCGGCGGCAAACCCCAAATATGGGACGCCAAAGACGGCCAAGCCAAGGACTATGATGATCCTACCCTGACTGATCCCGCCCTGGAGGGTGATTTCCTCGTGAACGGCGTCAAAGCATCCTCCGGCTTTATGGTTTTAAAGGAACATGTGAAACAATACACTCCCGAGTGGGCTGAGCCCATTACCGATGTGCCTGCGGCAACCATTCGCCGGATTACCAAAGAACTGGTCGACCATGCCTGTATCGGCCAAACGATCATCATCGACGGGCATGAGATGCCGTACAGGCCGGCCTGTGTCGCCGTTGGCCGCGGGGCTGCCAACGAATTTCAGGGACAAGCGTTTTATTATATAGCAGATGTGATCAACCTGGTCATCGGAGCGATAGGGGTTCCAGGTTCTGTCGTAAGCAATCTGCCGTTTGTTTTAGACGTGAAAGATGGGCTGCTGAATTTCAGATGGGTAAACTGTGATACCACCTTCTCCATACCGGCCCGTGATTATAGCGGCGGTAATTTTTACCCCCGCACCACTTTCGCCATTCCCGGTCATACCATTGCCGCTATCCTGGACCCGAAAAAGCATTATCTTGACTACGAATTGGAAGTCATGTTTACCCACGGGACCAATCAATTTATTGCGGAACCCAACAGGGAAGACGCAGTTGCAGCCTGGAAAAAGTTCAAGTTTATTTTCAGCCTGGCTTATGTTCTGGACGAAAATACCATGCTGTCAGACATTGTTTTACCGGAGCATTCCCTATATGAGCGGCAGCAAATCCGCCAAGCCAATGAAACCATGACCGTGGGCGACAATATTCGAATGAACGGCTGGAACTACAGAGAGAATATTCTGGAGAAGCCCTTGTATGATTCCATACAGTATGAAGAGCTCTGGACTGAGATATTTGCCAAGATGGGTCCGGAAATGTTAGGCAAGTGGAACGCCATTTGCAATATGTTAACGGGAATCAATCTGGATGTCACGCAAAAACACACATACTCGGAAATCGTTGACGCCCGCTTGAAAGAAGTCATTAACAAGGATCCTAATAAAGGAATCGATTTTATGCGGGAAAAAGGATTTTTGGATATCCGGCTGCCGCTTTCCGAATGTTACGATTACTACTATCTGGGTATCAATTCCAAAACTCGTTTGCATATGTTTGATATGGACTTGATGCGGGACGGTAAAACACTGTTTAAAAATCTGGCGGCTCACGGGATCAAGGAAATTCCCGGGTGGGAAGGCAAGATGGACGAAGTGGAACGCGCTTATGAGCCCCTGCCAACTTGGTATGACAACCGGATGTCCAAGGAGAATCAAGAATTTGATTTATATGCGGTCAACTGGAAGATTTCCTGCCGCAACCTCGGAGCCGGCGGTCAGGACGACAACCCCTACCTGCGTGAAGTCGTGGAAAAATGGGATATTGACGACGTGCGCATACAAATGAATGAAAAAATGGCCGCGGAAAAAGGACTGAAAACCGGCGATAAGGTCGAGGTGGAGTCGATTACCGGAGGCAAGGCCACAGGAATTATTAAGACAACCAATTTAGTGCGCTATGACTGTCTAGGCTTTGCCGGACAGGGCGGTAGAATCTCGCCCTTCGTTTTCCCGGGCAGCCGCAAAGGCAGCAATTACAACCAGCTGCTGTCCAACAGGATGGGAGATATATTGCCGGAAAGCGGTTCCATACCGAATTCCGTACGCGTTAAAATCAAGAAGGCTAATTAG
- a CDS encoding sigma-54 interaction domain-containing protein has product MTQPGISEQADIPVLTQYLKGKETYEFMVECKEDFLKNSDFNPQDYSTINPLIIGSWLRSRNYQVDPFKKSIDSSLNCEVLAKKEKKNKLLIEATLPLMEAFKGIAIKSSYNLGLIDQDGILILTRGNLNLSATALSATVGSDWSENAQGTNAHSLCLQGRKPVQLLGPLAYGELFKDFIGYAAPIRDESGEILATINLAQPILYKPWENKFQVLSSHTMSLIIAMALAVESKLQVIKSYNALSYTHKRLESTLEIVDEGIITIDKYGQILNINKEGNRILGRRESDELPSICNYLSGESRLMSMINAGENGNVEESLLGSKRRNNYLINVNIIYDLNTGEVESAVLRLNHIDKINSLANSRLGVVPTYRFNDLMGKSPEFLKAIQLAKNFAQSSENILLIGESGTGKELFAQSIHNASRSQEPFIAVNCAAIPRNLIESELFGYEKGSFTGADRSGRPGKIELANGGTLFLDEIGDMPIELQAVLLRVLQDKQVMRIGGQHSRRVDFRLIAATNKELDKMVDTKFFRGDLFFRLSVLSIEIPPLRKRGHDIQLLSQYFLDSYCHKMGIRKAISPEALGMLRKKYDWPGNVRQLENAIIYAINAAVEHVIKPEDLPATLVSGIALKNTMDCKEVIFEEQGHTLKNCERNAILNALAAKNNNVAEAALLLNIAKSTLYKKIKKYHIKLRY; this is encoded by the coding sequence ATGACGCAACCTGGGATTAGCGAACAAGCTGACATTCCTGTTTTAACGCAATATTTAAAAGGCAAAGAGACTTATGAATTTATGGTCGAGTGTAAAGAAGATTTCCTGAAAAACAGTGATTTTAATCCCCAAGATTACTCGACTATTAACCCATTAATTATCGGGTCATGGCTGAGGTCTCGTAATTATCAGGTTGATCCCTTTAAGAAAAGTATTGACAGCAGCCTTAATTGTGAAGTTCTTGCCAAGAAAGAGAAAAAAAACAAATTACTTATCGAAGCAACCCTGCCTCTTATGGAGGCTTTTAAAGGAATAGCCATAAAATCAAGTTATAACCTTGGCTTGATTGATCAAGACGGCATACTGATTTTAACCCGGGGGAATCTGAATTTATCCGCCACAGCATTATCAGCTACCGTGGGTTCAGACTGGAGTGAAAATGCGCAAGGGACCAATGCTCATTCCCTGTGCTTACAAGGCCGGAAACCGGTACAATTACTAGGCCCTTTAGCATATGGTGAGTTGTTTAAAGATTTTATAGGTTATGCTGCCCCGATAAGGGATGAAAGCGGGGAAATCCTGGCAACAATCAATTTAGCCCAGCCCATTTTATATAAACCATGGGAAAACAAATTTCAAGTTTTAAGTTCCCATACCATGAGCTTGATTATAGCTATGGCCTTAGCTGTTGAAAGCAAACTTCAAGTCATAAAAAGTTATAATGCTTTGTCATATACCCATAAAAGACTGGAGTCCACTTTAGAGATTGTGGATGAAGGAATTATTACTATCGATAAGTACGGACAAATATTAAATATCAATAAAGAAGGCAATCGGATCTTAGGCCGCAGGGAAAGTGATGAATTACCCAGTATCTGCAATTATTTGAGCGGTGAATCCCGGTTAATGTCCATGATTAACGCCGGTGAAAACGGGAATGTTGAGGAGTCACTCTTAGGAAGTAAGCGAAGAAATAACTATTTAATCAATGTCAATATTATTTATGACCTGAATACAGGAGAAGTAGAGAGTGCTGTATTAAGATTGAATCATATCGACAAGATTAATTCTCTGGCCAACAGCAGATTAGGAGTTGTCCCCACTTATCGTTTTAATGATCTTATGGGCAAGAGCCCGGAGTTTTTAAAAGCGATACAATTGGCAAAAAACTTCGCCCAATCCTCAGAAAACATCCTTTTAATCGGCGAAAGCGGCACAGGTAAAGAACTTTTCGCCCAGTCCATTCATAATGCCAGCCGTTCTCAAGAACCTTTCATTGCAGTAAACTGTGCGGCAATTCCCCGCAACTTAATCGAAAGTGAATTATTTGGCTATGAAAAAGGGAGCTTTACAGGAGCCGACCGGAGCGGCCGGCCTGGAAAGATTGAACTGGCCAACGGGGGAACCCTTTTTCTTGATGAAATCGGAGATATGCCTATCGAACTTCAGGCAGTTCTGCTCAGGGTGCTGCAGGATAAACAGGTTATGCGCATTGGAGGACAGCATAGCAGAAGAGTAGATTTTCGATTAATTGCAGCAACCAATAAAGAACTTGATAAAATGGTGGACACGAAGTTCTTTCGGGGGGACTTATTCTTCCGCTTATCTGTTTTGTCCATTGAAATTCCCCCCTTACGGAAAAGGGGACATGATATTCAATTATTAAGTCAATATTTTTTAGATAGCTATTGCCATAAAATGGGTATTCGCAAAGCCATCAGTCCTGAGGCATTAGGTATGCTTAGAAAAAAATATGATTGGCCCGGCAATGTAAGACAACTGGAAAATGCCATAATTTATGCAATTAATGCTGCCGTTGAACATGTCATCAAACCGGAAGATCTGCCCGCGACATTAGTATCAGGTATAGCCCTAAAAAATACCATGGACTGTAAAGAGGTGATTTTTGAAGAGCAAGGGCATACCTTAAAAAACTGTGAACGAAACGCCATACTAAATGCCCTGGCTGCAAAGAATAACAACGTTGCGGAAGCCGCTTTACTGTTGAATATAGCTAAGTCCACCTTATACAAGAAAATAAAAAAATATCATATCAAACTTAGATATTAA